The sequence TTGTGTAGTCTCTTGCACCTTATGTCTGGCCTGAGAATGTGCACTATTTGAAAACCAGAATTATTTTGAATATCACATGGCTTTTACAACTGAAAAGTGACTGAGTTGTTTCATCATTGCAACATTGCACAATCCGAGCCAGTGGTGAAGGAACGGTGCTCGCTGTTCTTTATGCTTACGGCCGTCCACAAATTTTCTGCAGGCTTTTGAGCAGCAACTTACAGTTCCTAGGAGGTCCTTTTCAGCTCGTGCCCTATACAGAGGATCTGTGGTGTGAGAGAGCAGGGCAAGCAACACCAAGACTCATCAACTAATCAGATTAACGAATCCTCACTGAGCCAtatagagtctaaaccaggaagtataaattagaatatttaattcattgtAAAATCACGTGCAGAAGCAAAATAAAGAGACTGAAAGAAAGATGGGCTTAAGGGAGAAAAATAAGatagaaaaaaaaactttaaaaaagtataaatatttaaaaaatctccaataattaaactctgaaggaatgagattcttcACATAAACTATTTAATTTTCAGGGCCAAAGAAGCTTTTGGCAGTAATCACGCCTAgtaatttagtagtacagaactggaGTATTGCTCAAAATAGaggcatgttgtcaaagcttttcatcttgcactcatcaggacagtccacaagaataaccaatgttagGGAAAACAACAATCTACACTGCATGCAGTATaagctgttgttttcccttacattggttgttcttgcagattgtcccaatgagtgcaagacgaaaagcttcaataccatggctattttcagcaatactcaagtaatCACATCCattaaacattcacttacacctgaatgcaccagTGCTAACATTTTCTGCAGTGCTTAGTAGAAATCTGGAGggcaagtacagcaacttcatgcccTTTATAGGATTTGAATGCTGAGTCTCTCAGCAAGGTACCAGTGGAGCACAGCTTGTGGAAGAGAAGGGCAAATTGGACACTAACTTTTGGATGCCCTCGTTTAACTACACATGTGGCCAGCAGAAGTGCTATCCAATTTACTCCATAATAGCGTGGAGTGCTGACAGCTTCGCCGTTATTCTTAACGCAAAATACAGGCCATTTTTGAATAGAAGCTTGTCAAGTTCCAACTTCCGGAGCCTAGCCATGCAGACTGTTCCTCACTCCCAGGTTCGGCATAAGTAATTCCATGTGCAGAAACCTATGCTTTATATGACTTTACATTTCCCTGTAAAACAACTTTTTGTTGTTCTCACAGCAGATAAAATAATAAAGTTGATGCACATTGCCTGCAGATTTTTATTGTAACTGAGAATACCTGGGATGGGGGTGCAGTAGAGAAACTGTTCCAGTTTACTTGCATTTGTTTTAAGTCAGTCTTTGCGTGCCGTACTGAGGTAATTGCTAACAGGAACAACCATGTATCAGTTTTAAATTGCAATGGGACATGTATATGGAGTGCTTGATTTTCAGTGCATCAGTGCCATAGCTTAGATAGTAACATAGGAACAAGAGGGGATCATCCAGCTCACTCGAGTTCAATCTGGCGGTCTATTAGCTAATGATTGAACTGCACCAGAGCTCCATTTTCCTGTCTTTACTTCATATacattaatacccttacctaaaaaTAGCTCTCATCGATCTGAACCTTCAACATTTCAATTGACCCAGAATCCACAGCtttttgagggggagagggagttccagattttcaccatCCTTTGTGCGAAAAAaaatgctttctgatttcactcccaAATGGCCAAGATCTAATTTTCAGATTATGGTCTCTTGTTCTGGACTCGGCAaccagaggaaatactttctcTGTGTTCACCCTGTTGAATTCCTTAATCATTTTAAGGACTTCAATTAAACCACCGCTCAACATTCTGAATTCAAGGGaacacaagccaagtttatgcaacctgtcctccttTATGCAACCATAATGTAACTGGTTAAGCCCAagtatcattcttgtgaatctgcactgtactccACTTCTTATCCTTCCTGAAGTTCACTGCCCAAAACGTCCTCTCTTCAGTTGCACTCCAATCCCGTTGagttaaaggccaacattccagcttctccagtctctccacataactgaagttccccacctctggcaccattctagtaaatctcctctgcaccctctccaaagccttgacatccttcctgaagtgtggtgcctagagctgaacacaatacaccagctgaagtctaaccagtgatttacttcCTTGGCTTTTGTGCCTTTGTTTATTATAACTGTGTTGTGAAGGAATTATCTGAAAACTGGAATCTGTGATGGTGAGGAGACCTCAGGGGGAGGTCGGGAAGGATCacccactcggtacttctggctgaaggtgattGCAAACATTGCAACCTTGTCTTTGCACAACTTCACAAAGTGGGCAGTAGGTCCAAGGGACACTCAGCAATTTTGACAACATGCCAAGCAAAATGAAGCAGTAACCAAGGACAATGTTTGCTTTAGTATCTGGTATGACTGCAATGCTGTCAGTTTGAACAAAATCACTGTTTAGTGTTTTGGGGCAGATTGAGACCAAATCTGAGTGTGATTTACAACATCAAAGTAGGACAATTCAGAAATTGCAATTTGATTGAAGTTGATGGACTAAACCTCTGGTTTAAAAGATTTCTTCTTGTGTTTGTGATACAATCGAGAACTGCCATTACTATCTGGCAAGTTGCCTTACATATTCAGCAAGGTGatgacaataacaacaacttgcatttatgtagcatctttcagcacagcaaaatgtcccaaagtgcttcacagctgcgtttatcaaataaaatttgacaccgagccaataggagatactataacaggtgatcaaatgcttggtcaaagggataggttttaaggagcgtcttaaaggagagaggggtggagaggtggagaggtttagggagggaatcacagcttggggcccaggcagctgagggcacggccaccaatggtagaacaaTAGAAGGCAGGtacgttcaagaggccagaattggaggggcacagagatctcggagggttgtaggactggagaaggttacagagataggacagagcgaggtcatggagggattttaaaacaaggatgagaatttaaaatgacTAACAATTGCCAACTGGGGTGCGAGATGGGTGTCTTTCATTCTCTAAATATTGCAAACTATTAAATCATAAATGAGTAATTTCACATTTGGAGAACTTTGCCAGTTACTTTTTGGAACATACATTTCAATTTCACAATTTCAAAGTGAATGTGCAGATTAAAAAGATTAAAGGAAACACTGAACAGAATGCAGAGATGAAATTGGAATCCGTTAATCCTATATTTAATTTCCTAGGTACAGAAATgccacacagattcatattaacactaaaaacaaactaaaaaaaaaaaatcacactgccCTTGGCTCAAATTCCGTTCAAACAAAAGGACACAAATGTATCTGGGCACATTATTAAATAACCTGCAACACCAGAATTAAAGCAGCATGTTTCTTTTGCACAATTCACGACATCCTGGTCAACAGTACAATTAATTATTCACTAATACGTGGTCAATATTCCCTGATCCAAAAAAGTAAAGCACATACATTACAAATCAGACAACTATTAGACATTTCAAAATATTTGCAATACAGCCATTGTACACTCTCACAACACTTACCAAACACTGTTACAATAGGTTGAATATATTATTCTCGCTTGGCTCCCAAGATTgaagtgcatttttttttttttttttaattgtttttaTGTTCATCCCACTTACtgatttaaagtttgtgcagttgttgATCAGTCCGTCCTGCTATCCAGAGCAGCTTTCACTTTTTAATCTTGTATCCAGGTGCTTatttggctgtaaaatactttgggacatccagaggttgtgaagacgctatataaaggcaagtctttctttactCCTCTACTGTAATTGATGTTATTCAGCACTATTCAAATTCAATCAATGTCAGTCATGTAATTCAATCCTGGTCATTAGTACGCTACACTAGAAGATTGCTATTCAGCAGCAGTGTGATTGCAATACCACGTTGACAAAGGGTCTCTTATGCAACAGGCTAACCTGCTGTCACAGGTGATGGCAGCCTGCTCCTGTTTAACTAGCACTGCAATCCTATACAACAGCTTGGGAGTGCTGGAAGCTTTTTTTTCCTATTTCACGTTCCCTTTGATTTTCAAAATTAATGAACATGGATGATTCATAACCGACTGCCTGTTCTTTTCATGTTCCTTCAAATCTGAGTTACGGATTCGAATAAAGCAGATTCCTTTACTCAGCTTCTGCATTAAACTAAGGCTGTCAAAATTTACTCCTCTATacttgtaccacacaagtgccaggcaatgaccatctccaagaaaacAACCTATCCCTGACCTTCAATGACATCACCATTGCAGAGTCCTCCATTGTTGACATCTTGGGGGGTCATCTTTGTCTAGATGccaaattggaccagccatatcagCACAGTGGCTTCAAATCAGGGAAGACGCTGGATACTCTGTGACAAATGACTCAGTCCCTGAACCCTCAATCCCTCTCCACCATCTGCAAGcctcaagtcaagaatgtgattgaATAGTCACTTGAATATGCTGCATGCACAATACCGCAAGCAGCTCAGCACCATCGACGGCAAAACAGTCTGCCAGATTAGCACCTCTACATCTGAACTCAATATCAGCCCCTTCCACCGCCAGCACAATGTGGTTTTAGTATGTACCATTCACTGGAAGCAATACAGAGACTCACCAAATTTATTCCGACAGCACAGTCCAACTACGCAAACTCTATCACTGAGCAGCAAGATCACAGAAACACCTCCACCTCTAAGTCTCTCAGCATCCTAACTAAAGAGTAGCACAAAACTACAGACTATTTGGGCACTGAGGGCAGCAGGACCCGCAAGGCATTCTGTCCTATTtttaattagaatcatagaatgaagcagcacagaaggaggccattcagcccattgatgtTTCCCACTGGGAGTGCAAATCTGTCAAATCTACTTTTACATTTAATCCAAAACGATTACTGCAAGTAAGCACATAATTGTAAATGCAGAGCAAGATGTCAGTGCAgatgaaaaggctgaagcatttgtatcctctccagccagaagcgccgagtggatgatccacctcggcctcctcctgaggttcccagcatcacagatgccagtcttcagacaattcaattcactccacatgaaatcaagaaacggctgaaggcattggacagagaaaaggctatgggccctgacaacatcctgtctgtaatgccaaagacttgtgctccagaactagccgtgcccctggccaagctgttccagtatagctacagcactgccatctacccggcaatgtggaaaattgcccaggtacgtcctgttcacaaaaacaagacaaatctaacccagccaattaccactccatcagtctagcctcaatcagcaaagtgatgaaaggtgtcgtcaacagtgctgtcaagtggcacttactcagcaataacctgctcacggacactcagtttgggttcctccagggccactcagctccagatgccactatagccttggtccaaaatgGACAGAACAGCTGAATTCTAAAGATGAGGAGCGAGCaattgcccttggcatcaaggcagcatttgaccgagtgtgccatcaaggagccctagcaaaactgaggtcaataggaatcgggaaaactcttcattggttggagtcatacttagcacaaaagatgacggttgtggttgttgaaggccaatcatctcagccaggttcattgctgcaggagttcctcagtgtagtgtcctaggcccaaacatcttcagctgcttatcaacggccttcgctccatcataaggtcagaagtgggcatgtttgctaatgattgcaaggTGATCAGTCCGATttgcaactccacagatactgaagatgtcagtgcctgcaagcagcaagatctggccaacattcaggcttaggcagaTAActtacaagtaacatttgtgccacacaagtgccaggcaatgaccatctcaaacaagagagaatctaaccatctccccttggcattcaacagcattaccattgctaaatcccccactatcgacatcctaggggttaccattgatcagaaactgaactggactagcaatatactgtggctacaagagcaagtcagagactgggaattctgcagcgagaaactcacctcctgactccccaatgcctgtccgccatctacaaggcaaggagtgtgatggaatacgcaccacatgcctggatgagtgtagctctaaCAATACtcaatcaagaagcttgacaccatccagaacaaagcaacccgcttgattgacaccccatcggcAGCCCCATCCACCACCAGCGCAGTGGCAACAGCGTttttcatctacaagatgcactacagcaactcaccaaggttctttcgacagtaccttccaaacccatagcctctaccacctagacaaacaaggacagcagatgaatgggaatatcaccatctgcaagttcctctccaaaacttacatcatcctgacttggaactatactgccgttccatcattgttgttgggtcaaaatcctagaactccctccctaacacttCTGTGGGTGGAcccacaccacacagactgcagtggttcaaggcagtggctgaccaccacctctcaagggcaattaacaatgggcaataaatgctggccttgccagcaacactcacatcccaaaaGCGAATAAAGACAATTACAATGAATAGATCAAGGGGAGATTTTAAGGTTGTAATTAGCCTTGGCGGGACCATACCTGGAGAGCCATGTTGGTAGGGAGATTCAGCCAATGTTAATGATCAATACTAGAATATAGTGCACTGAGCTCCAGTTGTGTACTCTGGGTTTTTTCCTTTCCAAAGAAATGGAGGAGACTTGAAAGAACGTTTTATGATCATAATTTAGAATCAACTAAGCATTTTTTCTAAAATCATATACAGGTTTTCAGAGCCAGGAGAGACGAATCAAGGTGACGGAAACTGAAGTAAGTCAGTTTCTGGATCAGATTTCTTCAGCAAAGGCTCATCAATATATGGAAAAACAAACAAAATCGGTGGAGATGGGGAACAGAAAGCCTATAAAGGAACAGGTTCTTAGCATCTGAAGGGAGTTGAGGTTATTATATTTTATGCAGGATACAAAGGTGGATTGATGTTCTTCACCACTCTGCAATACAGGAGGTCTAATAAAGTAGTTTCCAATTAGAGAGGAACAGGTTTTGCTCATGGGAGCTTGAGAGGGGCAAAAAAAAGTTTTATAAAAACTCAGAATGTTTCATCAAGTGGGTTCACTTCAGCTGATCTATATCCAGCATATATCCTTTTATGTAAGCATGGCTCAGATCACAGGAGGAGTACGCGAAGTTCTCAGCAGCTACGACTTGTTATGTTTTTGTGAAGCTTTGATTGTTTTATTCCCACTTCAGTCAAATGATGTTTAATATTTCTACGTCGCATGTACAAGCAAAGTAACTGGTGTTGCTTCAAAACCCCAGCATTGCTGTCATTATGAACCCAAACATTCACACTCACTCTGGCTCGCACGCTGCCATACCCAATGGTACCACTTTGTTCACAGTTGGCCAACCCGTGGTTAGACATTGAGCTTCTGATTCGAGGACAGCGCCTGGGGTTTTATCTAACCACTGCGTTAAAAACCAGTCCAAAACAGTTATTACTAATTTTAGTTGTGATCCATCATAACCAGGGTGAACTTCATTTCAGCCACATCTTAACTAGCTTTGGACCTGTGCTTCTTTGCACTAGGGCAGCACTTGACTACAGGCTCACTCAACTGTGCAAAAAGCCCCAAAACAACCCATTATTTAAGTTCTGTCCTGTTATTCATTACAAATGTTTTCACCTACAGGGGCTAAAAGAATATTGAATTACACATTTTTAAGCCACGCAACTTATTGAAGTTTCTTCCTTGCCTGTCCAGCAATCTTGCATTATGTGCTGCAAGTCAGCGCTTCTGCAAATGGACCAAGAAGGTTTTTATTAAAGATGCACCTTATCCAAACCAGATAGGTTGTAAATGGTTTAATGTTTTCTATGAAAGTGTAGTTCTGGTGAGGCAAGATGTAAGGCATGTATGTGTTCTCGCCTTGTTCCTGTATCCATACTTCATATTTCACTTCTTTTACTTTTAAGTACTTCAGATTCCAAGGTACTTGCCATGAAATGGACAACTTTGCCTCACTGGTGCTCTGGACAGAGGTTTGGCACTTGGGATCTCTCACCTTTCCAGGATATATTACACTGTTTGACTTAACCTTTCTGAGGGGAAATTTGGATCTCACTGACTGATGAATGGTGCTCATCACCGATGGGATATCTACTTGGGTGTCCTGATAAATACGAAACAGCCACTCAGGATTCCGACAGCACAGGTGGCGAGGGACTTCCTTGCTCTTTATTATACGCTCTTGTTCAGCTTTATCGAGATGAGCAATTCCGCCTTGTTCCCATGGCCTTTTGGGATAGGCAACTGTATTCTCTTCCTTCGTATTCTGCCAGGCAACGTACTGCAGGTCCATGCCCGGGAGAGATGCCAGGGTTTTATAAGGTGCGTAATGTTCTGGGTTAACAGCATAAGGGAAGAGTTCAACAACCACAGCACCTGGGGGCAGAAAGAGTGCCATCACCAGCTGGGATCCATGCATGCTGACCAGCATTGAGGCTCCACTAATCAGCCGTACAAGATCTCCAAAGGAATGGTCATCCAGAGACACCACAATAGTCTTCATCTGAAATTCCTGTGCGAAGCCCAAGATCAATTCTGCTTCATTCAGAATCAACCTATTGATTGTGCGACTGAACACAACAATGTATCCTTCACCACTGGAGTCTGTCGTAGTGTTTAACTTTTCCACTAGGAAGTTTGTGAATTGCCTAATTTCATTTCCAGATACCAATATATTTGCTTTTGGTCCCTGAGGTTGGATGAACCCATACTGATACCAAGTTGTCATTTTTGACAACCCAACGTAAGACTTTGTAAAGCAAAGCAACTTGCCGAGACTTTTCAGTTGTTCCCTCAGAAGGGGTTGCTTGTTGCTAAATAATTTGTAGAGATCAAAGTGCGGCCCTTCGTTCCAACCTTCCATAAACACCAATCGCGAGTCTTGGTCCAAGTCTGGGAACTGTTGCATTGTGTAGTAGATTGGGAGGAGATCATCATGAAAGACATGCATGAGGTTGTCTGGGTTGAAACGGTTCATGATCAATGCAACATCTGGAACAAAGACAGGCTTCGGCATGAACTTAAGAGCAGCAACAGGCAATTCCACAAAATTGAAGTATTGCGTGGTGTGATCTTCTACAGAAGACAGGTCTAGCAGAGCAGGCTGGAAGCGCCGGGAGCCCAGATTTGGCAGCAAGACAGAAGCATTGCTGTGGAAGAAGACAAACTCTTCAGCCTCAGTAGAGTAGCAGAGGGACTCAAACCGGCAGATCCGCTCAGTGTGCATTCTTCCTGTGCAAACCATCCtggtgccatcttccatgagggctTGCAAGGCAGCATGGTAGTCAATCCTTACTTGGGACAGCTCTTGGGTCTGCTGAGACAGCATCAACTCTTCCTCTATGGACACGGCATGCTCCCACAACTTAGCGTACTTCCACAATACGGCCGCCAGGATGGACACAAGCAGACCGTTGAAAATAACAGCTACGCTCATTCTGCAGTTTGGTCTATGCATATAGAGATGAATACATTTCACAGCGAGATGATGTTGATGAGAGCTCCTTCAGGCAAGGCAGAAGAGAGGATCCTTAAAAAAGAACAAGATCACATTATCAGGCAATTACTTCTAATCAAAACCATCGAGAAATTGTGTTACACTCCTACTGTAAGAGGGCCTACTGAAGGGGATGGGGAGGAAGTAACAGCAATAACAACTTGTGTTtgcatagtacctttaacataataaaatgtcccaaggcgcttcacaggagctctaacaaaatttgacacagagccacacaaggcgatattaggacaggtaatcaaaagcttggtcaaaaaagtaggttttaagcagcatcttagaagaggaaagagaggcagaggcttagggagggaattcaagatttttgggcctaggtagctgaagccagagccgccaatggtgaagtgattaaaatcagggatgcccaaaaggccagaattggaggagcatagaaatctcggagggttacagagatagggagggggtgaggccattgagAGATTAGAGGAAAAGgacaagaattttttaaaaaaacaatatgGAGGAGTTGCCGGACCAGACCCTTGCCTGACTGGGAGCCACCAGGGAGGTGGGGGTGTagcggtaatgccactggactagtaatccagaggcccaggctaatgctcagtgggcatgggctcaaatcccaccatggcagatggtgaaatttgaattcaattaataaatctggaattaaaaagccagtctaatggtgaccattatcgattgttgtaaaaactcatctggttcacaaatgtcatttaggcaaggaaatatgctgtccttacctggtctggcctacatgtgactccagacctacagcaatatggttgactcttaaatgccctctgaaatggcttagcaagccactcagttcaagggcaattagggatgggtaataaatgctggtctagccagtgacgtccacatcccatgaatgaatagaaaaaaaatgcAGGTCAGTGAACATGATGGGAGAACGAGACTTCCTGTCACCGGAGGTTTGGGATTGTCCACATCTCGGAGCAGCCCCAGTGCCGTCTCCAGGCTCTGTTCCCTGGCGTAGCAGAGAGGCTTCCCGCACTGACACTACCATCAGCACCGGGGAGCCGGCACCAGACTACAAACAGACAGCCAGGGCCCGCGGAGAGGCTTACCCGCCTCGGCCGGGACACAGCGCGGGGTTGCAGTCGGAGATTAGCCCAGTGCTGCACACCCGGGGATATCACAGAGGCACCGGGCGGGTGTGTGGGCCCGAGGACTGGTTACAGGCCCGGATCAGCGGAGTCCCGAGTTGGAGATTCCCGGAGTCAGCGACTCACATCGACATCAGCATCGACAGCAGCTTCTTCCCAGAGGTAAAATCCAAAAGCGCGATTAAAGGTCTGAGAGCGGCCATCTTTGGAAGGGGCTGCGAGGTCGCAGTACTGCTGGTAAGGTCAAAGTGCGGGCTTTGGTGTACACGGGCTTCGGTGAGGAGGGCAAGTAATGACCAGGTAAGGCTTAGTTTTTTTTATTCccaatttctgtctttctttcttttaagccagaagtaacgcaaggggtggaaatggcagtcagtggggaagtatgctcctcctgtgaaatgtgggagatcagggagAAGTCAAATGTCCCTGACGACTACATttacaggaagtgtgtccagctgcaactCCTTTCAGattgcatggattggttggagcagcaattggactcactgaggagcatacaggattcagaaagtatcatagataggagtttcagggaggtggtcacaccgcaggttcagccaaatagatgggtgaccaccaggaggggcaggcaggtagtgcaggagtcccctacagctattcccctcaataacaagtgtgctgttttggatactgttggggtggatggcctctcaggggaaagcagcaggcaGGTCAACGGTACCACGACTGGATCTGTTGtacagcagggaaggtcaaagtATAGGTGAGCGGTAacgataggggactctatagtcaggggcacagataggcgtttcagTGGCCGCGAGCgagaatccaggatgatgtgttgtctccctggtgccagggtcaaggatgtctctgagcaggcAGAGGGcagtctgaaaggggagggtgagctgcCAGAggtcattggtacaaacgacataggcaggaagagagatgaggtcctgcaaagtgaatatagggagttaggcagaaggttaaaaagcaggacctctagcgttgtaatctcagaattactccctgtgccacatgctagtgaaggtaggaataggaggataacgcaaatgaatgcgtggctgaacagctggtgcagacgagaggacttcagctacttggatcattgggatctcttctggtgcagaaggacctgtacaagagggacgggtggcatctgaactggaaggggaccaatatcgttgcggggaggtttgctagtactactcgggagggtttaaactagtcttgcagaggggtGGGACCCAATGTAGTAGTCTCTcttatgagatagttgaggcaaatgtagaggttaaagcaagcaagtccagtaggcagaccaggcaggggcaggacagggagcatggaagttctggtaggctaaactgcatttactttaatgcaagaagccttacaggtaaggcagatgaactcagagcatggatcggtacatgggattgtgatattatagctattacggaaatgtggttgagggatgggcaggactggcagctcagtgttccagggtaccgatgcttccggcgtgacagaggtggaggtaagagaggagggagagttgcactattgattagggaggacatcacggcagtacttagagaggatatcctggggggaatgtccagcgaggccatatgggtagaacttagaaataagaaaggggtgatcactttgatgggattatactataggccccccagtagtcagagggaattggaggagcatatctgtaggaaaatcacagataggtgtaggaattatagggttgtaatagtaggtgattttaacttccctaatattgactgggactgccttagtgctaagggatcagatgggaaagaatttgttaagtgtccgggatagttttctgaagcagtatgtggatggcccgactagagaaggggctacactcgacctcctcttcggaaatgggGTAGATGGTTGatgtgtgtcagtgggggagcactttgggatcagtgaccataactctattagcttcaagatagttatggaaaagataggactggtcctcaagttgaagtcctaaattgggggaaggctaatttcgatggcatcagacaggaactctcaaaagttgattgggagaggctgtttacaggtaaagggacatctggcaagtgggaggcttttaaaagtgagataggaagagttcagggccggcatgttcccattagatggaagggcaaggctggcaagtttagggaaccttggttgacgagggatattgagggtctggtcaggacaaagaaggaggcatatgtcaggtataggcagctgggatcaagcaagtccctcaaggagtataagggatgtaggagtacacttaagaa comes from Heterodontus francisci isolate sHetFra1 chromosome 5, sHetFra1.hap1, whole genome shotgun sequence and encodes:
- the pomgnt2 gene encoding protein O-linked-mannose beta-1,4-N-acetylglucosaminyltransferase 2; translation: MHRPNCRMSVAVIFNGLLVSILAAVLWKYAKLWEHAVSIEEELMLSQQTQELSQVRIDYHAALQALMEDGTRMVCTGRMHTERICRFESLCYSTEAEEFVFFHSNASVLLPNLGSRRFQPALLDLSSVEDHTTQYFNFVELPVAALKFMPKPVFVPDVALIMNRFNPDNLMHVFHDDLLPIYYTMQQFPDLDQDSRLVFMEGWNEGPHFDLYKLFSNKQPLLREQLKSLGKLLCFTKSYVGLSKMTTWYQYGFIQPQGPKANILVSGNEIRQFTNFLVEKLNTTTDSSGEGYIVVFSRTINRLILNEAELILGFAQEFQMKTIVVSLDDHSFGDLVRLISGASMLVSMHGSQLVMALFLPPGAVVVELFPYAVNPEHYAPYKTLASLPGMDLQYVAWQNTKEENTVAYPKRPWEQGGIAHLDKAEQERIIKSKEVPRHLCCRNPEWLFRIYQDTQVDIPSVMSTIHQSVRSKFPLRKVKSNSVIYPGKVRDPKCQTSVQSTSEAKLSISWQVPWNLKYLKVKEVKYEVWIQEQGENTYMPYILPHQNYTFIENIKPFTTYLVWIRCIFNKNLLGPFAEALTCST